A genomic window from Massilia sp. METH4 includes:
- the gmk gene encoding guanylate kinase yields MNQHFSGSLFMVAAPSGAGKSTLVNALLAQEPAIKLSISTTTRPPRPGEEHGREYFFTTAEDFVARADAGEFLEWAEVHGNYYGTSRLFVEEQMKAGTDILLEIDWQGARQVKKQFPQAAGIFILPPSIAALEERLHKRGQDEPHVITRRLLAAGGEIAHAPEFEYVIINEEFPVALSELSAIVRSARCRFAQQAARNASLFAQLGIHAEQHD; encoded by the coding sequence CTTCTCCGGCAGCCTGTTCATGGTTGCGGCTCCTTCCGGCGCCGGCAAGTCTACCCTCGTCAACGCCTTGCTGGCACAGGAACCGGCCATCAAGCTGTCGATCTCCACCACGACGCGCCCACCGCGCCCGGGCGAGGAACACGGCCGCGAGTACTTCTTCACGACGGCCGAGGATTTCGTGGCCCGCGCGGATGCCGGCGAGTTCCTGGAGTGGGCCGAAGTGCATGGCAATTATTACGGCACGTCGCGCCTGTTCGTCGAAGAACAGATGAAGGCCGGTACCGACATCCTGCTGGAAATCGACTGGCAGGGCGCGCGCCAGGTGAAGAAGCAGTTCCCGCAGGCGGCCGGCATCTTCATCCTGCCGCCGTCGATCGCGGCGCTCGAGGAAAGGCTGCACAAGCGCGGCCAGGACGAACCCCACGTCATCACGAGGCGCCTGCTGGCCGCGGGTGGGGAAATCGCACACGCCCCCGAGTTCGAGTATGTTATTATCAATGAAGAGTTCCCGGTCGCCTTGTCCGAACTGAGCGCGATCGTCCGATCGGCCCGTTGCCGATTTGCGCAACAGGCGGCCCGCAATGCATCGCTGTTTGCCCAACTTGGCATCCACGCCGAGCAGCACGACTGA
- the rpoZ gene encoding DNA-directed RNA polymerase subunit omega has protein sequence MARITIEDCLQNVPNRFQLTLAATYRARQLLQGHTPKVEAKDKPTVLALREIAAGKVGLEMLKKVPM, from the coding sequence ATGGCCCGTATTACGATCGAAGATTGCCTGCAGAATGTGCCGAACCGCTTCCAGCTGACCTTGGCCGCCACCTACCGCGCCCGCCAGCTGCTGCAGGGCCACACCCCCAAGGTGGAAGCGAAAGATAAACCGACCGTGCTGGCACTGCGTGAAATCGCTGCCGGCAAAGTCGGACTGGAAATGCTGAAGAAGGTCCCGATGTAA
- a CDS encoding bifunctional (p)ppGpp synthetase/guanosine-3',5'-bis(diphosphate) 3'-pyrophosphohydrolase yields the protein MNLNSSESGITDRPASRGRRSAASRPDGDAAQPPAISTSSLAAPMTPAGVATISHLTEKLAEYMTEADLKKVKEAYRFSDEMHLGQVRKSGEPYISHPIAVAEICADWKLDAQALMAALLHDVMEDQDVKKEELIERFGAPVAHLVDGLSKLEKIEFQSQIEAQAENFRKMLLAMASDVRVILIKLADRLHNMRTLDVMAPAKKQRIAKETMEVYVPIAHRLGLNNIYRELQDLSFSHLYPLRYHVLAKAVKAARGNRREVVGKILDSVKNTLTMAGIHAEVYGREKTLYGIYKKMRSKHLTFSQVLDVYGFRVVVDSFSNCYVALGTLHSLYKPMPGKFKDYIAIRKLNGYQSLHTTLIGPYGTPVEFQIRTQEMHRTAESGVAAHWLYKNTDANMTDMQQRTHAWLQSLLDIQQQTGDSAEFLEHVKVDLFPDSVYVFTPKSKIIAMPRGATPIDFAYAIHTGIGDHTVSVTINGEPAPLRTELRNGDIVEVVTDPSSRPSPSWLSFVRTGKARSAIRHHLRTINLPESIGLGRQLLNGALAAINISPDLPEPLVERLLNESSAKSMDELYADIGIGKRMAALVARHIFGLLGGESASVPVDHNSAADLDPVTIYGSEGVSVQLAPCCLPIPGDQIIGQLRRDQGLQVHTSDCSVARRQRQKEPDRWIAVKWGTELNRRFDSRIRLLINNEKGILARVAAEIGESDGNITFVGMDEDNDHVLHQLRFTIQVKDRVHLAGLLRNVRKVSGVNRVSRERG from the coding sequence ATGAACCTGAACTCCTCTGAATCCGGCATCACCGATCGCCCCGCGTCACGGGGCCGCCGTTCGGCCGCCTCGCGGCCCGACGGCGATGCCGCCCAGCCTCCCGCCATTTCCACCTCCTCCCTCGCGGCGCCGATGACGCCGGCGGGCGTGGCCACGATCAGCCATCTGACCGAGAAGCTGGCCGAGTACATGACCGAGGCCGACCTGAAGAAGGTCAAGGAAGCCTACCGGTTCTCGGACGAGATGCACCTGGGCCAGGTGCGCAAGTCGGGCGAGCCGTATATCTCGCATCCGATCGCCGTGGCCGAGATCTGCGCGGACTGGAAGCTCGATGCGCAGGCGCTGATGGCGGCGCTGCTGCACGACGTGATGGAGGACCAGGACGTCAAGAAGGAAGAGTTGATCGAGCGTTTCGGCGCGCCGGTCGCGCACCTGGTGGACGGCCTGTCGAAGCTGGAAAAGATCGAATTCCAGAGCCAGATCGAGGCGCAGGCGGAGAACTTCCGCAAGATGCTGCTGGCGATGGCGTCGGACGTGCGGGTCATCCTCATCAAGCTGGCCGACCGCCTGCACAATATGCGCACGCTGGACGTGATGGCGCCCGCGAAAAAGCAGCGCATCGCCAAGGAAACGATGGAAGTCTACGTGCCCATCGCCCACCGCCTCGGCCTGAACAATATCTACCGCGAGCTGCAGGACCTGTCGTTCTCGCACCTGTACCCGCTGCGCTACCACGTGCTCGCCAAGGCAGTGAAGGCGGCGCGCGGCAACCGGCGCGAAGTGGTCGGCAAGATCCTCGACTCGGTGAAGAACACGCTGACCATGGCCGGCATCCACGCCGAGGTGTACGGCCGCGAGAAGACGCTGTACGGCATCTACAAGAAGATGCGCTCGAAGCACCTGACGTTCTCGCAGGTGCTTGACGTGTACGGTTTCCGCGTCGTTGTCGACAGCTTCTCGAACTGTTACGTGGCGCTGGGCACGCTGCACTCGCTGTACAAGCCCATGCCGGGCAAGTTCAAGGATTACATCGCGATCCGCAAGCTGAACGGCTACCAGTCGCTGCACACCACGCTGATCGGCCCGTACGGCACGCCCGTCGAATTCCAGATCCGCACGCAGGAAATGCATCGCACCGCCGAATCGGGCGTGGCGGCGCACTGGCTGTACAAGAACACCGACGCGAACATGACCGACATGCAGCAGCGCACCCACGCGTGGCTGCAGTCGCTGCTCGACATCCAGCAGCAGACGGGCGACTCGGCCGAGTTCCTGGAACACGTGAAGGTCGACCTGTTCCCCGATTCGGTCTACGTGTTCACGCCGAAATCGAAGATCATCGCCATGCCGCGCGGCGCCACGCCGATCGACTTCGCGTATGCGATCCACACGGGCATCGGCGACCACACGGTATCGGTGACGATCAACGGCGAGCCCGCCCCATTGCGCACCGAGCTGCGCAACGGCGACATCGTCGAGGTGGTGACCGACCCGAGCTCGCGGCCGAGCCCGAGCTGGCTGTCGTTCGTGCGCACGGGTAAGGCGCGCTCGGCGATCCGCCATCACCTGCGCACCATCAACCTGCCCGAGTCGATCGGCCTGGGCCGCCAGCTGCTGAACGGGGCGCTGGCCGCGATCAACATCTCGCCGGACCTGCCCGAACCGCTCGTGGAACGCCTGCTGAACGAATCGTCGGCCAAGTCGATGGACGAGCTGTATGCCGACATCGGCATCGGCAAGCGCATGGCGGCGCTCGTGGCGCGCCACATCTTCGGCCTGCTGGGCGGCGAATCGGCGTCCGTGCCGGTCGACCACAACTCGGCGGCGGACCTCGATCCGGTCACGATCTACGGCAGCGAAGGCGTGTCCGTGCAACTGGCGCCGTGCTGCCTGCCGATCCCCGGCGACCAGATCATCGGCCAGCTGCGGCGCGACCAGGGTTTGCAGGTGCACACCTCGGACTGCAGCGTGGCCCGGCGCCAGCGCCAGAAGGAGCCGGACCGCTGGATCGCCGTGAAATGGGGCACGGAACTGAACCGCCGCTTCGACAGCCGCATTCGCCTGTTGATCAACAACGAAAAAGGCATCCTCGCCCGCGTGGCCGCGGAGATCGGCGAATCCGACGGCAACATCACCTTCGTGGGCATGGACGAGGACAACGACCACGTGCTGCACCAGCTGCGCTTCACCATCCAGGTGAAAGACCGCGTGCATCTTGCCGGACTGCTGCGCAATGTGCGCAAGGTCAGCGGCGTCAATCGGGTGAGCCGCGAGCGGGGGTAA
- a CDS encoding IS110 family transposase has translation MKITTCSMDLAKEVFQFHGVNASGKVEMRCQLRRGKVMRFFSNMPPCLIGMEACGSAHYWARQLQSLGHTVKLIAPQFVKPYVKTNKHDAADAEAICEAVQRPNMRFVPIKTIEQQAIIAVHTARSGFVKQRTAQANQIRGLLAEFGLVVPKGLAVLRERVPALLDEAKDELPGIFRQTILELLDHLKVLDRRVNEFELEILKWHRSNPMSKRLEKIPGIGPITASALVAAIGNARNFANGRQLAAWIGLVPKQHSTGGRTNLLGISKRGDTYLRTLLIHGARAVIQHAVKKDPSKSGWLHSLLGRRHKNVAAVALANKNARTVWALLAHDREFRADYAAA, from the coding sequence ATGAAGATTACGACATGCAGTATGGATCTGGCAAAGGAAGTTTTCCAATTCCATGGCGTTAATGCGAGCGGCAAGGTCGAGATGCGATGCCAGCTCCGGCGTGGCAAGGTGATGAGGTTTTTCTCTAACATGCCGCCGTGTCTAATTGGGATGGAGGCGTGTGGCAGCGCGCATTACTGGGCACGGCAGTTGCAGAGCCTGGGCCACACGGTCAAGCTGATAGCTCCGCAGTTCGTCAAGCCATACGTGAAGACCAACAAGCACGATGCAGCCGATGCCGAGGCAATCTGCGAGGCAGTGCAAAGGCCAAACATGCGCTTTGTGCCGATCAAGACTATTGAGCAGCAGGCGATTATCGCTGTTCACACGGCGCGTAGTGGGTTCGTCAAGCAGCGTACTGCTCAGGCCAACCAGATTCGCGGCCTGCTGGCGGAGTTTGGCCTCGTTGTCCCGAAGGGTTTGGCCGTGCTCAGGGAGCGAGTACCGGCACTGCTCGACGAAGCGAAGGATGAGTTGCCCGGCATTTTTCGCCAGACCATTCTGGAACTTCTCGATCACTTGAAGGTGCTGGATAGAAGAGTCAACGAATTCGAGCTGGAAATTCTGAAATGGCACCGCTCGAACCCGATGTCCAAACGGTTGGAGAAGATACCCGGCATAGGACCGATCACAGCCAGCGCTTTGGTCGCGGCGATCGGTAACGCGAGGAACTTCGCCAATGGCAGGCAACTCGCAGCGTGGATCGGCCTAGTACCCAAGCAGCATTCGACAGGCGGTCGCACGAATCTTCTGGGCATCAGCAAAAGGGGCGATACGTACCTGCGTACTTTGCTCATTCATGGAGCCCGAGCGGTGATCCAGCATGCAGTCAAAAAGGATCCAAGCAAGAGCGGCTGGCTTCACTCACTGCTTGGGCGACGGCACAAGAACGTTGCGGCAGTAGCATTGGCCAACAAGAATGCAAGGACTGTCTGGGCCCTATTGGCTCATGACAGAGAGTTCCGAGCCGATTACGCTGCCGCGTAA
- a CDS encoding transposase has product MSRRPRLLLSGVPLHIIQRGHNRQQCFFSDSDFLVYLEWLRKHGTAIGCSTHAYVLMSNHVHILASFEEVMLAPEMMRRLAQQYTLYLNRRLGRTGSVWEGRFWSHPVPTERYFMKCHRYIEANPVRALMVDHQQRYRWSSYRGNAGFDKDRLLCPHELYRRLGLNETERIMNYRRLSDCELSAEELWEIRGLMNAPAPRGRPRNPPVER; this is encoded by the coding sequence ATGTCGCGCCGCCCCCGCCTGCTCCTGTCCGGCGTTCCGCTACACATCATCCAGCGAGGACACAACCGGCAACAATGCTTTTTCAGCGACTCCGACTTCCTCGTCTATCTCGAATGGCTGCGAAAGCACGGTACGGCGATAGGGTGTTCAACGCACGCCTATGTCCTGATGTCCAACCATGTGCATATCCTGGCATCCTTCGAGGAGGTCATGCTGGCGCCAGAGATGATGCGACGCCTTGCCCAGCAATACACCTTGTATCTCAATCGGCGCCTCGGCCGCACGGGTTCCGTGTGGGAGGGCCGATTCTGGTCGCATCCGGTCCCAACGGAACGGTACTTCATGAAATGCCACCGCTACATCGAGGCGAACCCGGTTCGCGCCTTGATGGTTGATCACCAACAGCGCTATCGATGGTCGAGTTATCGGGGCAATGCCGGTTTCGACAAGGATCGCCTGCTATGCCCGCACGAGCTGTACCGGCGCCTGGGACTGAACGAAACAGAGCGGATCATGAACTATCGGCGACTGTCCGATTGCGAGCTGAGCGCCGAAGAGCTGTGGGAGATCCGTGGCTTGATGAACGCCCCGGCGCCGCGGGGAAGGCCGAGGAATCCGCCAGTCGAGAGGTGA
- the greB gene encoding transcription elongation factor GreB: MNKAFVKETEQDDDDDVQLAPPIPPGAKNYITPSGYRRIKDELLQLIDVERPEVVKVVHWAASNGDRSENGDYIYGKRRLREIDRRIRFLTKRLDLAEVVDPSVHHGSDQIFFGATVTYSNQDGVENTITIVGIDEFDPLKGKVSWISPIARTITKAREGDTVTLHTPTGVEELDILEVTYPAPGE, from the coding sequence ATGAACAAAGCTTTTGTGAAAGAAACCGAGCAGGACGATGACGACGACGTGCAGCTGGCGCCGCCGATTCCGCCCGGTGCGAAGAACTACATCACCCCGTCCGGCTACCGCCGGATCAAGGACGAGCTGCTGCAGCTGATCGACGTGGAACGGCCGGAAGTCGTGAAGGTGGTGCACTGGGCCGCCTCGAACGGCGACCGGTCCGAGAACGGCGACTACATCTACGGCAAGCGCCGGCTGCGCGAAATCGACCGCCGCATCCGCTTCCTCACCAAGCGGCTCGACCTGGCCGAAGTGGTCGACCCCAGCGTGCACCACGGCAGCGACCAGATCTTCTTCGGCGCCACCGTCACCTACAGTAACCAGGACGGCGTGGAAAACACGATCACGATCGTCGGCATCGATGAATTCGACCCGCTGAAGGGCAAGGTCAGCTGGATCTCGCCGATCGCCCGCACCATCACCAAGGCCCGCGAGGGCGATACCGTCACCTTGCATACGCCGACCGGGGTGGAGGAGCTGGATATCCTGGAAGTGACGTATCCCGCGCCGGGGGAGTAG